One part of the Salmo salar chromosome ssa10, Ssal_v3.1, whole genome shotgun sequence genome encodes these proteins:
- the LOC106560292 gene encoding serine/threonine-protein kinase Kist isoform X2 yields MAHCSSSDPSGKIPRPDSSAVLMAGSPGSVDQAMKPVLFEIFGEIWNVQARLGQGVSASVYRVSSGRTSTAAVKEFLADAQGGDYGYHKERSVLEDIQGHKNIVTLYGVFTNHSHVGVATRCLLLELLDVSVSELLVRASTQGQVGSLQSGGAQQQGHSMWLVQHCARDILEALAFLHREGYVHADLKPRNVLWSADDECFKLIDFGLSFKEGNQDVKYIQTDGYRAPEAELQNSLAQVGLEAEGNSGCSATVDLWSLGIILLEMYSGIKLKDTVRSPEWKDNSAAIVDHIFASNSVVCPAIPVYHLRDLIKSMLHNDPKHRGTAETALLSPFFSIPFDILEDMKEECQKYGSVVSLLIPKENPGKGQVFVEYANAGDSKEAQRLLTGRTFDRKFVVATFYPLSAYKRGYLYQTVQ; encoded by the exons ATGGCTCACTGTAGTTCATCAGATCCAAGTGGGAAGATACCCCGTCCAGATAGCAGCGCAGTATTGATGGCAGGATCTCCCGGAAGCGTTGATCAGGCAATGAAGCCGGTGTTGTTTGAAATATTTGGAGAAATTTGGAACGTCCAGGCCCGACTCGGGCAAGGCGTCTCGGCCTCGGTATACCGGGTGAGCTCGGGAAGGACGAGTACGGCCGCCGTTAAGGAGTTCCTGGCGGACGCTCAGGGCGGAGATTACGGCTACCACAAGGAGAGGTCCGTGCTGGAAGACATCCAAGGACACAAAAACATCG TAACGCTGTATGGGGTGTTCACCAACCACAGCCATGTGGGTGTGGCCACACGCTGCCTGCTGCTAGAGCTGCTGGATGTCAGTGTGTCTGAGCTGCTGGTTAGGGCCAGTACCCAGGGCCAGGTGGGCAGCCTCCAGAGTGGTGGTGCCCAGCAGCAGGGCCACTCCATGTGGCTGGTGCAGCACTGCGCAAGAGACATCCTGGAGGCCCTGGCCTTCCTCCACCGAGAGGGCTACGTCCACGCAGACCTCAAGCCCCGCAACGTGCTCTGGAGCGCAGACGACGAGTGCTTCAAACTCATCGACTTTGGACTCAGCTTCAAGGAGGGTAACCAG GACGTGAAGTACATTCAGACGGATGGGTACCGTGCCCCGGAGGCTGAGCTTCAGAACTCGCTGGCCCAGGTGGGGCTTGAGGCGGAGGGTAACTCTGGCTGCTCGGCGACTGTGGACCTCTGGAGCCTGGGTATCATCCTGCTGGAGATGTACTCCGGCATCAAACTCAAAGACACTGTCAGGTCACCCGAGTGGAAG GACAACAGTGCAGCGATCGTCGACCATATCTTTGCCAGTAACAGTGTGGTGTGTCCTGCTATCCCTGTCTATCACCTCAGAGACCTGATCAAGAG CATGCttcacaatgaccccaagcacagaGGCACAGCAGAGACGGCCCTGCTTAGCCCTTTCTTCAGTATACCCTTTG aCATCTTGGAGGACATGAAGGAGGAGTGCCAGAAGTACGGCTCTGTAGTCTCTCTTCTCATTCCCAAGGAGAACCCAGGCAAAGGACAG GTGTTTGTAGAATATGCTAACGCAGGCGACTCCAAAGAGGCCCAGAGACTGCTGACGGGACGGACCTTTGACAGGAAGTTTGTCGTTGCCACATTCTACCCCCTGAGTGCTTACAAGAGAGGCTACTTGTACCAGACCGtgcagtga
- the LOC106560292 gene encoding serine/threonine-protein kinase Kist isoform X1, protein MAHCSSSDPSGKIPRPDSSAVLMAGSPGSVDQAMKPVLFEIFGEIWNVQARLGQGVSASVYRVSSGRTSTAAVKEFLADAQGGDYGYHKERSVLEDIQGHKNIVTLYGVFTNHSHVGVATRCLLLELLDVSVSELLVRASTQGQVGSLQSGGAQQQGHSMWLVQHCARDILEALAFLHREGYVHADLKPRNVLWSADDECFKLIDFGLSFKEGNQDVKYIQTDGYRAPEAELQNSLAQVGLEAEGNSGCSATVDLWSLGIILLEMYSGIKLKDTVRSPEWKDNSAAIVDHIFASNSVVCPAIPVYHLRDLIKSMLHNDPKHRGTAETALLSPFFSIPFAPHIEDLVLLPSPVLRLLNLIDDSHLHNEEEYEDILEDMKEECQKYGSVVSLLIPKENPGKGQVFVEYANAGDSKEAQRLLTGRTFDRKFVVATFYPLSAYKRGYLYQTVQ, encoded by the exons ATGGCTCACTGTAGTTCATCAGATCCAAGTGGGAAGATACCCCGTCCAGATAGCAGCGCAGTATTGATGGCAGGATCTCCCGGAAGCGTTGATCAGGCAATGAAGCCGGTGTTGTTTGAAATATTTGGAGAAATTTGGAACGTCCAGGCCCGACTCGGGCAAGGCGTCTCGGCCTCGGTATACCGGGTGAGCTCGGGAAGGACGAGTACGGCCGCCGTTAAGGAGTTCCTGGCGGACGCTCAGGGCGGAGATTACGGCTACCACAAGGAGAGGTCCGTGCTGGAAGACATCCAAGGACACAAAAACATCG TAACGCTGTATGGGGTGTTCACCAACCACAGCCATGTGGGTGTGGCCACACGCTGCCTGCTGCTAGAGCTGCTGGATGTCAGTGTGTCTGAGCTGCTGGTTAGGGCCAGTACCCAGGGCCAGGTGGGCAGCCTCCAGAGTGGTGGTGCCCAGCAGCAGGGCCACTCCATGTGGCTGGTGCAGCACTGCGCAAGAGACATCCTGGAGGCCCTGGCCTTCCTCCACCGAGAGGGCTACGTCCACGCAGACCTCAAGCCCCGCAACGTGCTCTGGAGCGCAGACGACGAGTGCTTCAAACTCATCGACTTTGGACTCAGCTTCAAGGAGGGTAACCAG GACGTGAAGTACATTCAGACGGATGGGTACCGTGCCCCGGAGGCTGAGCTTCAGAACTCGCTGGCCCAGGTGGGGCTTGAGGCGGAGGGTAACTCTGGCTGCTCGGCGACTGTGGACCTCTGGAGCCTGGGTATCATCCTGCTGGAGATGTACTCCGGCATCAAACTCAAAGACACTGTCAGGTCACCCGAGTGGAAG GACAACAGTGCAGCGATCGTCGACCATATCTTTGCCAGTAACAGTGTGGTGTGTCCTGCTATCCCTGTCTATCACCTCAGAGACCTGATCAAGAG CATGCttcacaatgaccccaagcacagaGGCACAGCAGAGACGGCCCTGCTTAGCCCTTTCTTCAGTATACCCTTTG CTCCTCACATAGAAGACTTGGTTCTGCTGCCCTCTCCTGTTCTGCGCCTGCTCAACCTGATTGACGACAGCCACCTACACAATGAGGAGGAGTATGAAG aCATCTTGGAGGACATGAAGGAGGAGTGCCAGAAGTACGGCTCTGTAGTCTCTCTTCTCATTCCCAAGGAGAACCCAGGCAAAGGACAG GTGTTTGTAGAATATGCTAACGCAGGCGACTCCAAAGAGGCCCAGAGACTGCTGACGGGACGGACCTTTGACAGGAAGTTTGTCGTTGCCACATTCTACCCCCTGAGTGCTTACAAGAGAGGCTACTTGTACCAGACCGtgcagtga